The sequence below is a genomic window from Lagopus muta isolate bLagMut1 chromosome 9, bLagMut1 primary, whole genome shotgun sequence.
TCCTTCTCAGCCTTTCTGCCTGCTCCCACCCACTGCTCTGTCCCTGAGCTTTGCACACTTACACCATGCTCCTGTGCTCCAACTGCTGTCCGTCCTCCTTACAACCCCGCTAAGCAGCACACAAACATCTGACACACTCGAGGGTTCCCTTTAAGCTACTCCCTGCCCTTTGACCACAGAAGCATGCCCAAATGCCCAGCATCCCATTCCCATCCAACCTTCAAAGCGCCACAttaaagaaaatccttttaGTAGCTTCAGTATTTGACATCCAATAGGCAGTAGAAAAAGccttagattttatttcttgtaaaaatCTTTTAACACATGCAGACTAAAACCAGTGTAAGAAAGTATCCACCATCGTTTAAACAAATAACTATACTTAAATATAAGTGTCTGCAATTGACTTGTATAAAAATAAGGtacattttgcttttgtacAGAAATCCATTCTCCAGTTCTCATATCAATAAACAATACACAACTCTAATACATACAGTTCAACCTGATCGCTGTTCTCCATCCGTCTGATACTGCTAAGGTATTATGTGCAAAAGTTGGTAACAGTTTCTTTCCCAAAAGAAAAAGGCTCTACTTGTTTTAGAAAAATCAGATACTGGGTTTAAATTAATCAAATGCTAATCGACTCCCTTGCTCTCCCCCGAGTCCATTCTGTGTGTTATGTACAGGCTCCGCCGGAACCCAGCCAGGCTCACTGCTCAGcgcctgtgcctgctgtgccCCGACCGGCTGCTGCTGTGATGTTTCCCTTTGTGGGACCTCTCGAAGGAGCGGGATCTCTCACGCCTGTCTCTGTGGTGCCCCCTCTCATGCCTGTGTTTCTTGGCAGCATCAGAATGATCCCTGGATTTGCTCTGCGACCGCGAGCgagactttttccttttgtggcCGTGTCTGTTTGCACTCTTCAGCTCCTCCCTGCCGTGCTTGGCCTTCAGGTGCGGAGAGCCGTGGTTGTGGTGCCTGCGAGGGCTGCCGCTGTGGCTGCGGGATCTGCTTCTCGACCTCGAGCTGTACGTGCCAGACAGACTGCGCCTGTTATTGTAGCTTTCAGAAGTGACACAAGGTTAAAACGTgtcattcacacacacacacaagcttattttcctgttcagaaGCTTCCAGCTTACTGGGAGAAATCCCTGTGCAGAGGGGCTAACTGATGGGCGAGTGGCGTTCTCAGAACACCATAATGGGACAGAATGTATTCTGCAATTCTACCTTGTCACAAACCCTCAACATCAGGTTAGAGGGACAAAGGCAGTAACCAAATCAGCAACAGCTGGGGAACACTTTATTGGCATTTAAGTTCGCTGTTTCCACCCCAAATATCAGCATGAAGTCTAAAAGCAGATCATGCCATCAGATCTGCCATCAGCCTACACTGCCTCGCCCGCTCCCCTCTGATCCCACAAAACACAGGGAACAATGACAAAAGATCACCACCCTCCTCaaagagcagcaggcacagtACAACAAccagccccagccctcagcaCCCAAACAGAAAGCACCACTTACTGCCGCCGGGGAGTATGAGAGCGAGAGCGGGACTTTGTCCTGGACCTGGACCGACTGGCACTTCTGCTGCTCCtacttctcttgctttcttttctcatgctggaatggggaagaaagaaacagggTTATCCTTCTGAGCTGTTCATCACTTTCATTGAACAACTCAGAAGTAATTCAGTCAGAGAGCAAAGTCTCCTGGAACAGGAGTTTTTCCACCTACCCATTGTAAGGGCTCTTGGAAGCTTGCTGCCTCTCTTCTGGCtcttttttaatggttttgGTGTTCAAAGGTACCGGACTCTTCTCTTCAGTTTTCACTTCTCTTGGAGAAGCTGCAGATTTAAATTCAAGATTAGATGTTTTACCTGGAATTCGCCATAAGCATACTGTACTTTTTTATATATTCCATCCCTGCTGCTTGTAGAAAGGGCAAACAGGAACTCAAGAGCTGCTATTTGTCATCCCTGGTGGCGTTTAAGGGCAGATGTGGTAGTGAGGGATGGGACTTAGAGGGTTATGCTGGTGGCAGGTGGATGGTCGGACTGTtagatcttagaggtcttttccaacctttatgactGTACAATTCTATTTCCTTCTTCCCCTGAGAACAGCACAGTGATGGAGATGCCCACAGGCAGACAGAGACACGCATGTTCAATTGCTACGATGGCAGCTAACAGAAACAAGACTGCTCAGCAAAGtgacagatttcatttttaggTGCTTACTGCAAGTCTAACAAATAGAAGAACAGAACTTCAGTTCAAAATCCACACTGAGATCCTCTGCCAAAGACCACAGGCTCCTCCCATTGGAAACATTGCCACTGGCTTGGCTAAGTGTGCTACAAACCCATCCAGCCCTGTAGATGGGGAACTGATAAATGCCATGCAAAACACTGCCACTGAGGGCCACACGCTGCCAGCTGCCCTACGGACAGGGGGCTCATAGGTTTACTGACAAAGCACAGGAAGCAAAGCTttgccagcagctgcccccGAGCTGCCAGTCAGCAGGATGCTGAACACCCACCGCAGGCCCTGCCTTCACTCAAGTTCTTCTAAGCCAAATTCTGGCTTCCCAAATACAAGGAAGCCCTTTTGTTTTTTAGTGAGAAAGGTGCCCTTGCTAACTCAGTGATGTTCAGTTTTCAAGAGAAATGACGATCACAAAGCAACTCTGCTTTCTCAGAACACATTCTTAAGCTCCTGATGAGTACCTGTGGAAAGAGGGCCATCAAGAGGTAAGATGGAGCAAACAAAACTGTCTGTTCTTCTGAGTTCAGACAGCTTTTTCCATTGCCTGATTGAAGATATGCACTACAGGGTTTTACTGTGACACCACAACAGCACCATTGCTGTGACTTCCCCTTCTGCTTCCTGACCACAGCCTGCCTCAAAGGTacttcagaaaagcagcctGCAGAAACACCTGCTACAAAAGGAGCCCTGAACCTACTGGGGCCCTGCAACACATCACATCCCCAACTCTGTAACACAGTAACGTACAGCATACCTGGTGTGGACACTTTCAATAATCTGAAGGGAACATGTCACTAGTATGCCCCTGTCCCTCCTGTGGAAGTACAGAAGATAGGGAGAGCAAAGCAGCTCTACTTCCCCCCTAATTTGCTATTTCACTTATTGGTAACTGGAAAAATGTCTCTCGCTTCTTAGCTCGCTAAGAGAGTCCATGCTGTCCTGCAGCTCAACAAGCAAActtacatttaaaacaaataaaacagtacAGTTTTAAAATCCTCACATAGTCTCAGATAGTATCACACAAGCTCCTGTACAAGAAAACCAGCTTACATGGTTTGGATGCAGGAGAAAAGCCACCCAGTGTCGAAAGTGCTGGAGTTCCATCCGGATTTAAGCCTTTTGCCTTCAGTTTAGCTTCCTGTAgtgccattttccttttttccacttctttatCCAGCAGCTCGTAATTGGGCTATTCAAGTAACAAGAGGCACAAAGCTAAACTTCAGCAATCTTGTTTCCATCCCGTTTCTCCCAACACAGCTCTCACAATCACCTGCCCAGCAAGGCAACTCATTTCTGAGCTTCTGCCATCTGATCTcacccctccctgggcagcagctgccacacAGCAGAGCCCTCGCAGCTGCACAACTGCTTCTACACAGAGATGCACCCAGCGCCCCCAGCCAGCTCTGAGACAGCAGGCGCTGCCCagaacacaaacacagcacGGAGGTACCTTCTTTCTGGTGTAGAGCTTCAGAGTTGTGAGGCAAATCTCCTGGATTTCCTCTTCCGTGGTGCCGAAGAGCAAGAACCAGTGCGGGCGGGTGGGCAGCGGGATCTGCAAGGAAGGAACAAAGCTGCATTGGAGACCAGGGATCAACTGCACGCACTGCCACCGCCTCCTGAAACTGAACTTCTAGCAACTGAAgtctgcagaaaggcagaacaGCACTCACCTGCAGAGCTCTAGCAGCAAGATAAATGCAAGCACATGCTATAGTCTCTGGCTGAAAGCGAACAAACACGTTTGTTCGCAGGCTGTCATTCATGTAATTCCTAAAAGACAGAATTCAGGCAAGGTTGGATCTCAGGTTTGCATCTTTAGAGCACAACAATACTGGAGACTCAATtgactttattattttttcctgttattatATTAAATCATTTGGTTTCTTTAGTTACTGCATTTGATGTTTACAGTTCTTACTTCTGTTAAAGAAGTCTGCACCATTCCCATTGCTTTGAAAAGCCAATGCAAGTAACACCACGTAACAGCTTCTAAGTTACGTTGCACCGTGAAGTGTCCACTGAGCAGCAAACCAGCAAGTGCTTCTCATCCCTGCAGCTGTTTGCTTTAAACACCAACGTTCTCGTATTTCAGAAATCAATCTGCTCAAGACTCAAATGCAAGcataaaaatacagcatgtttTTAACCTACCATTTTCCAGAGGCTAGATGCAACCTATAAAGTTCACAGAACATTGCATTTAGACCTTATGTGTGCTCTGATTAACACCAACTTCATCCCAAGGGAGAAGCTTCCGATTTGCTCGCTGTGTTTAAAACCTCCGTGTTAAAAAAGAGCTACAAGTCAGCAAGTTAGCACCAGATCTCCTGCTTCACTAGGCTACTTCTCCTCCAGCATGGTGGCACTGCCAAGCAACACATGCCAAGAGTTTAACAGCAGAGATCTCCatgatttttaaagtttctgaGCTACGGGAGAGAAACGAACAGCAGTCAGCAAGTATTGACTGTACAGAACAGACATGAGTGAACATGCTTCATGCACTACTTTagtatggaaaacaaaaaaccaaccctcGAGTCTAGCCAAGTGCAAAATCAACTACTTCACGTTGGCAGAAGATCTCCCCAATGTGTCCATGGGCCCTCTAAATAAACTGCAGTATACAGTAGCTAGGCAACAAATacatttagaaacatttttaacaggtacttctgaaagcaaatataCAAATCCTTTTGACACCCAGACAGAACTAGAAGATGTTGCCCGATGGATATGGACCACTTCAGTGAATCTCGGATGAGAGCTTGCACTGGGTTGGCTGGAGAGAAGGGCAGCCAAACAGGCCATCCCCAGGTCATGGGCTGAGGTGCGAGGGCAGAGCTCTATGACTTACCATCAGGGACTACCCTTTAATTAAAGagtagaaaaaagaacaaagttaAATTGAGTTCTCCATTACAGAGTGGAATCAAGCCATGAAAATAGTAAGCAGAAACAAGCACTATAATGTTTTGAAAGTAAATAATTATGTAATGACTTACATCTCATTGCTTTGCATATGGATCATCAGGCTTATTATTTCTGCTACTATTTTCCTGGCtaggaagagaacagaaaatcaCTTACCAGGCTGTCTGTACCAGGGTTTGATTACGTTCACACTCTAAGACTTGTAAATACATCACAATGAtctgagggaaaggaaagagaaaaaaaaaaaaagactcagttTTAACATATAAAGGAACAGTAAAGAAACAACTGCCTACAgccaaacagcactgcaaaactCTGGGGTCTCTTCCTTTTCTGGCTACGTGCTCTAAGCCCACACACCAGTAGCCACATCCAGACACCACTCTGCCCCCAGGCTGTGATTTCCAAAAGCAACCACCTGTAACGTGTCCCAGGGAGCTCACTGCTACCACAGCTCAGCACGGCTATCTGCAAAGCCCACGTGTGCAAAAGCACTGCTGACAACAGCAGAGGAACCAGCAGATGAA
It includes:
- the CCNL1 gene encoding cyclin-L1, whose product is MASAAAHPAPPPAAAPAVAAASSSAAPPPPPPPPAAPGILIGDRLYSEVSLTIDHSLIPEERLSPTPSMQDGLDLQCETDLRILGCELIQAAGILLRLPQVAMATGQVLFHRFFYSKSFVKHSFEIVAMACINLASKIEEAPRRIRDVINVFHHLRQLRAKRTPSPLILDQNYINTKNQVIKAERRVLKELGFCVHVKHPHKIIVMYLQVLECERNQTLVQTAWNYMNDSLRTNVFVRFQPETIACACIYLAARALQIPLPTRPHWFLLFGTTEEEIQEICLTTLKLYTRKKPNYELLDKEVEKRKMALQEAKLKAKGLNPDGTPALSTLGGFSPASKPSSPREVKTEEKSPVPLNTKTIKKEPEERQQASKSPYNGMRKESKRSRSSRSASRSRSRTKSRSRSHTPRRHYNNRRSLSGTYSSRSRSRSRSHSGSPRRHHNHGSPHLKAKHGREELKSANRHGHKRKKSRSRSQSKSRDHSDAAKKHRHERGHHRDRRERSRSFERSHKGKHHSSSRSGHSRHRR